The Corallococcus soli DNA window TTGGTGCGCGTGGTGAGGCCCTTGGTCTTCTTGCCCCACGGAGACACCGGGTGCGGATTACCCTGGCCGGACTTGCCCTCGCCGCCACCGTGCGGGTGGTCAACGGGGTTCATCGCCAGACCGCGGACGGTGGGACGGATGCCCAGCCAGCGGCTCTTACCCGCCTTGCCGATGCGAATGATTTCGTGCTCGATGTTGCCCACCTGGCCCACGGTGGCACGGCACTCGATGAGCACCTTGCGCACGGCGCCCGACGGCATGCGGACCTGGGCGTAGCGCTCTTCCTTCGCCATGAGCTGGCCGGAAGTGCCCGCGGAGCGGATGACCTGGGCGCCACGGCCCGGCTTCAGCTCCACGTTGTGGATGACCGTGCCCACCGGGATGTTCTGCAGCGGGAGGCTGTTGCCAGGCCGGATGTCGGAGGAGGCGCCGGCGAAGACGGTGTCGCCCACGCTCAGGCCGACGGGGGCCAGGATGTAGCGCTTCTCGCCGTCCGCGTAGTGCAGGAGGGCGATGTTCGCGGTGCGGTTCGGGTCGTACTCGACAGCGACGACCTTGGCCGGCACGCCGTCCTTGTCCCGGCGCTTGAAGTCGATGGTGCGGTAACGACGCTTGTGACCGCCACCCTGGTGACGACGGGTGATGTGCCCGTGAACGTTGCGGCCACCCGAGCGCTTCAGCGGCTCGGTGAGGGCCTTCTCGGGCGAGTCCTTAGTGATGTCCGCGAAGTCGGACACCGTCATCAGACGGCGGGCGGCGCTGGTCGGCTTGTACTTCTTGATGCCCATGGTGTGTTCCTCGTCTCAGGCTGATCTGTCGCCAGTGGCGTCAGACCGCCCCCCCTTCGAAGAGTTCGATCTTGTCACCTTCCTTGAGGGTGACGACCGCCTTCTTGAAGTTGGGGCGCTGGCCGATGCTCTTGCCCACCCGCTTCGTCTTGCCGCGCACGATGTTGGTGTTGACACCCTCGACCGTGACCTTGAACAGGGCCTGCACCGCGCGGGACACATCGTGCTTCGTGGCCTTGCGGTCCACGATGAACGAGTACTGGCGGAACTTCTCGCGGGCCTTGTCCAGCTTCTCCGTGATGAGCGGACCCTTGATGACGTCGTTCAGATTCATGACAGGGACCCCTCAAGCGCCTTCGCGGCCGCGGAAGTCAGGACGAGGTGCGAGTGCTTGAGCACGGACTCGAGGTTGAACCCCTCGGGCGGCAGCACGTCGAACTTCGCCAGGTTGCGCACGCTGCGGTGCAGGTTGGTGTTGCCGCGCTCGTCGATGACCAGCGCGTTCTGGAGCTTCAGCCGGCGGGTGAGGACCTCGAAGGCCTGCTTGGACTTCGGGGCATCCAGCTTGAAACCGTCCAGAATGATGAGCTGCTTCTCCTTGGCGCGCAGGGACAGGACGGCGCGCAGCGCCCCCCGACGAACCTTGCGCGGCGGACGGTAGAAGTAGTCACGCGCCTTGGGGGCCATCGCCTTGCCGCCGCCCACCCAGTGGGAAGCGCGGATGGAACCCTGACGGGCCCGGCCGGTGCCCTTCTGCTTCCAGGGCTTCTTGCCGCCGCCGCTGACGAGCGAGGTGTTCTTCACCCCGACCGTACCCCGGCGCCGGTTGATCTGCTGCATCTTCGCCACCTCGTAGAACAGGTGGCTGTTCTGCTCGGCACCAAAGATGTCGTCGGAGAGTTCGATCTCCGAAACCTTCTTCAAATCCAGGTCGACTACGTCAAACTTCGCCATGGCACTTTCCTCGGGGGTCAGAGTGAAACCACTCCGACGCCATCCCGCTTCCTAGGACTTGATCTCGACGTCAACGCCGGCAGACAGATCCAGCTTCATCAGCGCATCCAGCGTCTGCTGGGTCGGCTCAAGGATATCGAGCAGGCGCTTGTGCGTGCGGATCTCGAACTGCTCG harbors:
- a CDS encoding 50S ribosomal protein L23 translates to MNLNDVIKGPLITEKLDKAREKFRQYSFIVDRKATKHDVSRAVQALFKVTVEGVNTNIVRGKTKRVGKSIGQRPNFKKAVVTLKEGDKIELFEGGAV
- the rplB gene encoding 50S ribosomal protein L2, translating into MGIKKYKPTSAARRLMTVSDFADITKDSPEKALTEPLKRSGGRNVHGHITRRHQGGGHKRRYRTIDFKRRDKDGVPAKVVAVEYDPNRTANIALLHYADGEKRYILAPVGLSVGDTVFAGASSDIRPGNSLPLQNIPVGTVIHNVELKPGRGAQVIRSAGTSGQLMAKEERYAQVRMPSGAVRKVLIECRATVGQVGNIEHEIIRIGKAGKSRWLGIRPTVRGLAMNPVDHPHGGGEGKSGQGNPHPVSPWGKKTKGLTTRTNKRTDKFIVSGRRQGARSQ
- the rplD gene encoding 50S ribosomal protein L4 — its product is MAKFDVVDLDLKKVSEIELSDDIFGAEQNSHLFYEVAKMQQINRRRGTVGVKNTSLVSGGGKKPWKQKGTGRARQGSIRASHWVGGGKAMAPKARDYFYRPPRKVRRGALRAVLSLRAKEKQLIILDGFKLDAPKSKQAFEVLTRRLKLQNALVIDERGNTNLHRSVRNLAKFDVLPPEGFNLESVLKHSHLVLTSAAAKALEGSLS